The window GCTGGGCCGGATCCGGTGCCGGTCTCCTGCTGTCAGGCAATATCCAGGTCGATCGTTGGCATCTGGAGCGACCGCTGAACCTGGTCGTCGACGACGAAGGTGGGATGACCGAGTTGGCCAGGCTGGCGGCGGTGGGGCGCTCATATGGCAGCCACTTCTGGGCGCAACTCAATCATGCCGGCCGTCAGACCGACGCTGCGATCAACTCCGTACCGCTGGCGCCTTCGAACGTTGAAGTCGAGGTAATCCGGGGAACCGGCTACATTTTCGCACCGCCAAGGGCGATGACGGAAACTGAGATTGAACACGCCATCGCCCAGTTCGCCTTCTCGGCACGCAAAGTTCGCGAGGCGGGATTCACCGGGGTTCAGCTCCACGCAGCGCACGGCTATTTGATCTCACAATTTCTCAGCCCGCTCTCCAACAGACGGACGGATGGTTGGGGTGGATCACTCGAGCATCGATCGAGGTTTTTGCTACGAACGCTCACGGCCGTGCGCGGCGCCGTCGGTGCCGACTTTCCGATCGGGATCAAGCTCAACGCATCTGATTTTCAAAAGGGTGGCTTCACGAACGCGGAATGCCTGGAACTGGTGAAAGTGCTGAACACGTCAAGCCTGGACCTGTTGGAACTCTCAGGCGGCTCACTCGAACAGCCCAAGATCGTGGGTGTGGCCGTCAGAGACGAGGGCGAAGACAAGCCGCTGGCGAGCACCGTCAAGCGTGAAGCCTATTTCGTCGATTTCGCCGGCGCCGTCCGGGCGGCCGCCGCGATGCCGATCATGGTCACTGGCGGCTTCCGCACGGTCACGGGAATGGTCGAAGCTCTTGAGCGCGGCGAACTCGACCTCATCGGCCTAGGTCGTCCCTTGATCGCTGATCCGGAGACGCCCAGGCGTCTCCTCGCTGGGGAGATAGACCGCGCACCCGCGCCCGAGGCCGGACTGAATCTGTTCCATCTCCAGCAGTGGAACAACATGCAGCTTGAACGCCTGGGCGACGGGCTCGATCCGGACCTCTCGCTCGATAGCGCATGGGCCGCAGCGGAGTTCACGGCGATGGAGAAACGCAATACCGCGGCGGTCCTCGAGCTCCGGCGATGAGTGATCATCAGTCTGTCGCTGCGTGGTGCCTTGGGAAACAGCACGAACAATTTCCAACATCGAACGGATGCATGACATGACCAAAGTCAGGAAACTGCGGGTGGCAATCATCGGGGCCGGCGTGTCGGGCATAGCCGCGGCGATCAAGATGCGCAAAATCGGTATCGACGATGTCGTGCTGTTCGAAAAGGCGAGGGATCTCGGCGGCACCTGGCGCGACAACAGCTATCCAGGCCTGCAGTGCGATGTACCCTCGCACCTGTACCGCTTTTCCTTCGCGCCAAATCCCGATTGGAGCCACTTCTTTTCCCCGGGATCGGAAATACATGCCTATCTGAAGAACGTTGCGCGGGATCATGACGTCATTCCGCTCATTCGTTACGGGCAGGAAGTGAAACGGCTGGCGTACACATCGGGTAGCTGGCGAATCGAGACCAGCGTAGGCGATCAGGGCGAATTCGACGTGGTGATCGCAGCGACCGGCATTCTACACCATCCGGTTTACCCCGATATCGCCGGTGTCAAAGATTTTGAAGGCGTAGCGTTTCATAGTTCGCGCTGGGATCACGGCGTCTCGCTTAAAGGGAAGCGCGTCGGAATCATCGGTACGGGGTCGACCGCCGTGCAGATTCTGCCGGCAATCGTCGACGAGGCCGCCAAGGTCTTGCTATTCCAGCGGACCGCACAATGGATCCTCCCGCAACCAAACATCCCGATCTCGGAAGAGGAGCGATCGAAGTTTCGCGCCGAACCGCAATT is drawn from Bradyrhizobium prioriisuperbiae and contains these coding sequences:
- a CDS encoding NADH:flavin oxidoreductase/NADH oxidase family protein codes for the protein MNAILSEPLKLPCGATLSNRLCKAAMSEGMAGADNRSTPRLETLYRRWAGSGAGLLLSGNIQVDRWHLERPLNLVVDDEGGMTELARLAAVGRSYGSHFWAQLNHAGRQTDAAINSVPLAPSNVEVEVIRGTGYIFAPPRAMTETEIEHAIAQFAFSARKVREAGFTGVQLHAAHGYLISQFLSPLSNRRTDGWGGSLEHRSRFLLRTLTAVRGAVGADFPIGIKLNASDFQKGGFTNAECLELVKVLNTSSLDLLELSGGSLEQPKIVGVAVRDEGEDKPLASTVKREAYFVDFAGAVRAAAAMPIMVTGGFRTVTGMVEALERGELDLIGLGRPLIADPETPRRLLAGEIDRAPAPEAGLNLFHLQQWNNMQLERLGDGLDPDLSLDSAWAAAEFTAMEKRNTAAVLELRR